From one Musa acuminata AAA Group cultivar baxijiao unplaced genomic scaffold, Cavendish_Baxijiao_AAA HiC_scaffold_1124, whole genome shotgun sequence genomic stretch:
- the LOC135666733 gene encoding transcription factor MYB2-like, translating to MELHGRPCNSATRQSEEGMDLRRGPWTVDEDLILMNYVTTHGEGRWNSLARCAGLRRTGKSCRLRWLNYLRPDVRRGNITPEEQLLILELHSRLGNRWSKIAQHLPGRTDNEIKNYWRTRVQKHAKQLRCDVNSKQFKDIMRYVWMPRLVERIREASINSFAAMHQNAAAPLAPMQPVHPIAQPAPENTTDSLFSSPLVSESFTGSRETQAGDDTVVDWIQEARLPSPGGYACPDLPDFDHGGWGESLWSVDDIWLQQQL from the exons ATGGAGCTTCATGGAAGGCCTTGCAACTCTGCCACGCGGCAAAGCGAAGAGGGGATGGACCTGAGAAGAGGGCCTTGGACTGTGGATGAGGACCTTATACTGATGAATTATGTCACTACCCATGGCGAGGGACGATGGAACTCCCTTGCTCGTTGCGCAG GTCTGAGAAGAACAGGCAAGAGTTGCCGGCTCCGATGGCTCAACTATCTCCGCCCTGATGTCCGGCGTGGCAACATCACCCCCGAGGAGCAACTTCTCATCCTCGAGCTCCACTCTCGTCTGGGAAACCG GTGGTCGAAGATAGCGCAGCACTTGCCGGGGaggaccgacaacgagatcaagaactactggaggacCAGGGTGCAGAAGCACGCGAAGCAGCTGCGGTGCGACGTGAACAGCAAGCAGTTCAAGGACATCATGCGGTACGTATGGATGCCTCGCCTCGTCGAGAGGATCCGCGAGGCCTCCATCAACTCCTTCGCCGCCATGCATCAGAATGCTGCAGCTCCACTGGCTCCCATGCAGCCCGTCCACCCAATCGCCCAGCCTGCACCAGAAAACACGACCGACTCTTTGTTCTCATCGCCTCTCGTCTCCGAGAGCTTCACGGGGAGCCGCGAGACTCAGGCCGGCGACGACACCGTCGTCGACTGGATTCAGGAAGCTCGGCTACCGAGCCCCGGCGGGTACGCATGCCCGGACCTGCCGGACTTCGACCACGGCGGATGGGGGGAGAGCTTGTGGAGCGTGGACGACATCTGGTTGCAACAGCAGCTTTGA